Proteins from one Xenopus tropicalis strain Nigerian chromosome 1, UCB_Xtro_10.0, whole genome shotgun sequence genomic window:
- the LOC108644873 gene encoding uncharacterized protein LOC108644873: protein MPCMKDIKEEAYDSNDTANKSQETRFHESEKECQNHNSVQQSKTHETSEAPAYPRKNLNENLPSSSALLVTTAEENIFEISEEVSSTRTSRASDPKNLKNILGDIDKCKQELANIKSSIIALESTLETICKNVCNVCEYFFSNAQV from the exons ATGCCTTGTATGAAGGATATTAAGGAGGAAGCTTATGATTCCAATGACACTGCTAACAAGAGCCAAGAAACAAGATTCCATGAGTCAGAAAAAGAATGCCAAAACCACAATTCAGTTCAGCAGTCAAAAACACATGAAACCTCTGAAGCACCAGCATACCCAAGGAAAAACTTGAATGAAAATCTTCCTAGCAGCTCAGCCCTTCTGGTTACCACTGCAG aagaaaatatatttgaaatttcAGAAGAGGTATCCAGCACACGAACCTCCAGAGCTTCTGATCCCAAAAATCTCAAGAATATCTTAGGAGATATTGACAAATGCAAGCAAGAGTTGGCAAACATTAAAAGTTCTATTATAGCTTTAGAAAGCACACTCGAGACCATatgtaaaaatgtttgcaatgtttgtgaatattttttttctaatgctcaggtttaa